The following proteins are encoded in a genomic region of Aquifex aeolicus VF5:
- a CDS encoding arsenate reductase ArsC, which yields MKIAFICTGNSARSQMAEGFAKYYAKKYGLDLEVYSAGSNPAKRIAPEAIKVMKEKGIDISAQYPKKLEDIPLNEMDLIITLCGGAKESCPTVPGARQEHWDLPDPAAYEGSEEERLEFFRKVRDEIEKRVIKLMEELKEKVKA from the coding sequence ATGAAGATAGCTTTTATATGCACGGGAAATTCCGCAAGGAGTCAAATGGCGGAAGGGTTTGCAAAGTACTACGCGAAGAAATACGGTCTTGATCTTGAGGTTTACTCAGCAGGTTCTAATCCCGCAAAGAGGATTGCACCAGAAGCTATTAAGGTTATGAAGGAAAAAGGTATAGACATATCTGCCCAGTATCCCAAAAAACTCGAGGACATTCCCTTGAACGAAATGGACCTAATAATCACACTTTGCGGAGGAGCAAAAGAGAGCTGTCCCACGGTTCCTGGAGCACGTCAGGAACACTGGGATTTACCGGACCCCGCGGCATACGAAGGGAGTGAAGAGGAAAGACTTGAATTCTTCAGGAAGGTAAGGGATGAGATAGAGAAAAGGGTTATAAAACTTATGGAGGAGTTAAAGGAAAAGGTGAAGGCTTAA
- a CDS encoding metallophosphoesterase family protein produces MKIAHISDLHVKCEWYEDRLGNNLVKYLNAQKPDLLIITGDLTDYGYYAEYKRAYSFLELIEVEKRVVVPGNHDARNEGYELFEEFFGTRMPYYEDEYMVIIGMDSSLPDREEGHIGRKGYKFLRETLKDKGDKLKIVALHHHVVPIPATGSDLAILTDAGNLMKVVDELGVELVLTGHKHKAWVWKLNETYYVTAGTATTRRLKAKDYPSFYMLYLEDEKNIRMEKVNTETLKVEEVYTLNFEEGKER; encoded by the coding sequence ATGAAAATAGCCCACATCTCCGACCTTCACGTTAAGTGCGAGTGGTACGAAGACAGACTGGGAAACAATCTCGTAAAGTACTTAAACGCCCAGAAGCCGGATCTTCTGATAATAACGGGAGACCTTACGGATTACGGCTACTACGCGGAGTACAAGAGGGCTTACTCCTTTTTAGAACTCATAGAAGTGGAAAAGAGAGTTGTAGTTCCCGGAAACCACGACGCGAGGAACGAAGGGTACGAACTTTTTGAGGAGTTTTTCGGAACGAGGATGCCTTATTACGAAGACGAATACATGGTAATAATTGGTATGGACTCGAGCCTACCCGATAGGGAGGAGGGACACATAGGGAGGAAGGGTTACAAATTCCTGAGGGAAACTCTGAAAGATAAAGGGGATAAACTAAAGATAGTTGCCCTTCACCATCACGTTGTTCCTATACCGGCAACGGGTAGCGATCTGGCTATACTTACGGACGCGGGAAATCTTATGAAGGTTGTGGATGAACTGGGTGTTGAACTTGTCCTTACGGGGCACAAGCACAAGGCGTGGGTGTGGAAATTAAACGAAACTTACTACGTTACCGCAGGCACCGCAACAACAAGGAGACTCAAGGCGAAAGACTACCCATCCTTCTACATGTTGTACTTGGAGGATGAAAAGAATATAAGGATGGAAAAGGTAAATACGGAAACCTTGAAAGTTGAAGAGGTTTATACGCTGAATTTTGAGGAAGGTAAAGAGAGATGA